One bacterium genomic window carries:
- the glyS gene encoding glycine--tRNA ligase subunit beta — MKDFLLEIGTEEIPASWLEPASKRLSQLICDLLKTKGIAYGRVNRFYTPRRLAILVKDVAQKQKDKVIEITGPPKENAFDKSGKLTKAALGFAKAHGVDTCELKLKKKGKKEVIFCKKVEKGGLTSKILALALPELVKSIEFPKSMRWEATGMKFARPIRWIVTLFGKNVIKFELAGVKSGRKTQGLRFYPPISIKTASEYKQVLKSNSVFVDSSDRLERIKEGTDREANKLGLSYIGYRKLNPELLREVLNLVESPVAILCKFDEKYLELPKEVIIAALHSHQRYFTFSKEDGTLSTHFIVIANTEKGAIEEIRRGHEMVLKARLEDAEFYYREDMKIPIEKRIEELTGVVWMEGLGTLFEKTQRLISLSKYIAENYIIPEGISVDLNVLNKAAELSKVDLVTNMIKDGKEFTKLEGVYGSILAKEQGLDSEIVKTIQEYSVPFSTYPPAVALGNADRIDTIVGSFIIGKIPTGSFDPFGIRRRGNDLIYSIIGNKLHIPLRSLISKATATYKLSNPNIENDIFKFLIQRFKKYLEDRGVRGDIVEAVLGVPNEDVLDLKTRAEALDGLKSKGNFSALVILAKRVRNILKSSKSKVQDSKCKAELLKEPAERVLYNTLISQQDKFENYIGEKDYKSALDWLLNLAPLINNFFDEILVMAPEPELRENRLALLQYLHFYFFQKVADFSKIAE, encoded by the coding sequence GTAGCCCAAAAACAAAAAGATAAAGTCATCGAAATCACCGGTCCTCCAAAGGAGAATGCATTTGATAAAAGTGGTAAACTTACCAAAGCTGCACTTGGGTTTGCAAAAGCACATGGGGTAGATACTTGTGAGCTTAAATTAAAGAAAAAGGGTAAAAAAGAAGTGATATTTTGTAAAAAAGTGGAAAAAGGTGGACTTACATCCAAGATTCTTGCATTGGCTTTGCCAGAACTTGTAAAAAGTATTGAATTTCCTAAATCTATGCGCTGGGAAGCTACAGGTATGAAATTTGCAAGACCGATTAGATGGATTGTAACTCTGTTTGGTAAAAATGTAATTAAATTTGAACTCGCTGGTGTAAAGTCTGGTAGGAAGACGCAGGGGCTACGATTTTATCCACCAATCAGTATCAAAACTGCAAGTGAATACAAGCAAGTCCTTAAGTCAAATAGTGTGTTTGTAGATTCCAGCGACAGGCTTGAGCGGATAAAAGAAGGAACAGATAGGGAAGCAAATAAATTGGGATTGAGTTATATAGGCTATCGTAAACTTAATCCAGAGCTTCTTAGAGAAGTATTAAATCTTGTTGAATCTCCGGTAGCTATTTTATGCAAATTTGATGAAAAATACCTTGAACTACCAAAGGAAGTGATAATTGCTGCACTACATAGCCACCAGAGATACTTCACATTTAGTAAGGAAGATGGGACTTTAAGCACTCATTTTATAGTAATTGCAAATACAGAGAAGGGAGCTATTGAGGAGATAAGAAGAGGCCACGAAATGGTATTAAAGGCAAGACTTGAAGATGCTGAATTTTATTATAGGGAAGATATGAAAATACCAATTGAGAAAAGGATTGAAGAGCTTACAGGTGTTGTATGGATGGAAGGCCTTGGTACACTTTTTGAAAAGACACAAAGATTAATTTCACTCTCCAAATATATAGCAGAAAACTATATTATTCCAGAGGGTATCTCTGTGGATTTGAATGTATTGAACAAGGCGGCTGAGCTTTCTAAAGTTGATTTAGTAACTAATATGATAAAAGATGGTAAGGAATTTACAAAGCTTGAAGGCGTATACGGCAGTATATTAGCAAAGGAACAAGGACTGGATTCAGAGATTGTTAAAACAATACAAGAATATTCTGTTCCATTTTCGACTTACCCTCCTGCAGTAGCTTTAGGGAATGCAGATAGAATAGATACTATAGTTGGGTCTTTTATAATTGGCAAGATTCCAACAGGCTCTTTTGACCCGTTTGGAATACGGAGGAGAGGCAACGACCTCATATATAGTATCATAGGAAATAAACTTCATATTCCACTACGAAGTTTAATATCAAAAGCTACGGCAACTTATAAACTATCTAATCCGAATATAGAGAACGATATATTTAAGTTTCTTATACAGAGATTCAAGAAATACTTAGAAGATAGAGGGGTTAGAGGCGATATTGTAGAGGCAGTGCTTGGTGTTCCAAATGAAGATGTGCTTGATTTAAAAACAAGAGCAGAAGCATTGGATGGATTGAAAAGTAAAGGCAATTTTAGTGCACTGGTTATTTTAGCTAAGAGAGTAAGAAATATATTAAAAAGTTCAAAGTCCAAAGTTCAAGATTCAAAATGTAAAGCAGAATTATTAAAAGAGCCTGCCGAGAGAGTGCTTTATAATACTTTAATATCACAGCAGGACAAATTCGAAAATTACATTGGAGAAAAAGATTACAAGAGTGCTTTAGATTGGTTACTTAATTTAGCTCCTTTAATAAATAATTTCTTTGATGAGATTTTAGTGATGGCTCCGGAACCTGAGCTTAGGGAGAATCGCCTTGCTCTTCTTCAGTATCTTCACTTCTATTTTTTCCAAAAAGTAGCTGACTTCTCAAAAATTGCAGAATGA